A genomic window from Aethina tumida isolate Nest 87 chromosome 4, icAetTumi1.1, whole genome shotgun sequence includes:
- the LOC126265264 gene encoding uncharacterized protein LOC126265264, producing MIPQIVALILTCFEVYYRDLLTANENGPILSCYLFLFSTFLISWQAKILLDYFRLTNPMKCFLEFLLAYVFIEYELLYVWMPLEKMLINYFESEGISFIYSFGTLIIILFATRVITMATFKAQAEFLSFRIIRYVRAVARVLRRRRND from the exons atgattCCTCAAATTGTggcattaatattaacatgttTTGAGGTTTACTACCGAGACCTTTTAACGGCAAACGAAAACGGACCAATTTTATCGTGCTACCTTTTCCTCTTCAGCACCTTCCTCATTTCCTGGCAAGCAAAGATTCTCCTGGACTATTTCCGTTTGACCAATCCTATGAAGTGTTTTTTGGAG TTTCTTTTAGCGTACGTGTTTATCGAGTACGAACTTCTATACGTGTGGATGCCCCTCGAGAAGATGCTGATAAATTATTTCGAGAGCGAAGGTATCAGTTTTATATACAGTTTTGGAActctaattattattctattcgCCACAAGAGTAATTACTATGGCGACTTTCAA GGCCCAAGCCGAATTTTTATCCTTCAGAATAATCAGATACGTCAGAGCTGTGGCGAGAGTCTTAAGACGCCGcagaaatgattaa